A genomic region of Armatimonadota bacterium contains the following coding sequences:
- a CDS encoding 1-acyl-sn-glycerol-3-phosphate acyltransferase — protein sequence MTPGYHAARWAARFLLWGIFGFRVAGAENCPPAGSLVVAVNHRSWLDPVVLGAALPRQATFLGAEDLLGERVSEGFVPWRGLLRVIAPLVRWFGMIPVRRTEVDPGAYTGSALRAALRVLRGGGVLVVFAEGGVNRTGEVLAPLKAGTVLLSARARAPILPAWIFGTDRALPLGEVIPHLVPVGVRFGSPLAPPGNPSGAELAAALGRLREALLRLHAQGPP from the coding sequence ATGACCCCGGGCTATCACGCGGCCAGGTGGGCGGCCCGCTTCCTCCTGTGGGGGATTTTCGGCTTCCGGGTTGCGGGCGCGGAGAACTGCCCCCCTGCGGGGTCCCTGGTGGTAGCCGTCAACCACCGCTCGTGGCTGGATCCCGTGGTGCTGGGTGCGGCGCTGCCCCGGCAGGCTACCTTCCTCGGGGCGGAGGATCTCTTGGGAGAACGGGTGAGCGAGGGGTTCGTGCCGTGGCGGGGCCTGCTGCGCGTCATCGCACCCCTCGTGCGGTGGTTCGGGATGATCCCCGTACGCCGTACGGAGGTGGATCCGGGGGCCTACACCGGCTCAGCCCTCCGTGCGGCACTGCGGGTCCTGCGGGGAGGCGGGGTTCTCGTGGTGTTCGCGGAAGGAGGCGTCAACCGTACCGGGGAGGTCCTGGCACCCTTGAAGGCGGGAACGGTGTTGCTGAGCGCCCGCGCACGGGCACCCATCCTTCCCGCCTGGATCTTCGGGACCGATCGCGCCCTCCCGTTGGGAGAGGTGATCCCCCACCTAGTTCCCGTGGGCGTGCGGTTCGGATCCCCGCTCGCTCCACCCGGAAATCCCTCCGGGGCAGAGCTTGCCGCGGCCCTGGGTCGGCTGCGGGAGGCGCTGCTGCGCCTCCACGCGCAGGGCCCACCCTGA
- a CDS encoding alkaline phosphatase family protein: protein MAKILYVILDGLGDRPIPALGDRTPLEAAHTPHLDALAGRGQQGLVGTVGEGIAPESDVAVFAILGYDPHRYHTGRGVLEALGVGLPFRDGDLALRGNFATAEGDRIVDRRVGRDLTSAETQALAEAVQQEVRLEDARFQFAASVGHRCVLVLSDARTSLSAQISNTDPAYARMGGLGVARAVAGDTVERCVPLVNTPEARRAAELVNEFTARSRVVLERHPVNQRRRAEGRLPANLVLLRDASDHLPEVPGIAERFGVRFACFVEMPVERGIARVLGMGVVPVPPGQGDPAAYTAWAERAREVLAEWDGLYIHLKGPDEPGHDGDWEAKRAVIERIDAHFFGPLQPVLDGAVVAVTADHATPCSVRAHTDDPVPLLVAGPGIPPDGAGPFGERSAGRGALGRLRGVDVLPLLVRLSRGEFPRSA, encoded by the coding sequence GTGGCCAAGATCCTCTACGTGATCCTCGACGGACTCGGAGACCGCCCCATCCCCGCGCTCGGGGATCGGACACCCCTGGAAGCCGCGCACACCCCCCATCTGGACGCCCTCGCCGGACGGGGGCAGCAGGGACTGGTGGGGACGGTGGGAGAGGGAATCGCGCCGGAGTCGGACGTGGCGGTCTTCGCCATCCTTGGCTATGATCCCCACCGGTACCACACGGGTCGGGGTGTGCTGGAGGCCCTTGGCGTGGGTTTGCCGTTCCGGGACGGGGACCTCGCGCTCCGCGGAAACTTCGCCACCGCGGAAGGGGACCGCATTGTGGATCGGCGGGTGGGACGGGATCTCACAAGCGCGGAGACCCAGGCCCTGGCGGAGGCCGTCCAGCAGGAGGTGCGGCTTGAGGACGCCCGCTTCCAATTCGCGGCGAGCGTGGGGCACCGCTGCGTGCTGGTGCTCTCGGATGCCCGTACGTCGCTCTCCGCCCAGATCAGCAACACGGATCCTGCCTACGCCCGCATGGGCGGACTCGGGGTCGCCCGGGCAGTAGCAGGGGACACCGTGGAGCGGTGCGTGCCCTTGGTGAACACCCCGGAGGCCCGACGAGCCGCGGAGCTCGTGAACGAGTTCACCGCGCGCAGCCGCGTGGTCCTGGAACGCCATCCCGTAAACCAGCGGCGCCGCGCGGAGGGCAGACTCCCGGCCAACCTCGTCCTGCTCCGGGACGCGAGCGATCACCTCCCGGAGGTGCCCGGTATCGCGGAGCGATTCGGGGTGCGGTTTGCCTGCTTCGTGGAGATGCCCGTGGAGCGAGGAATCGCCCGGGTACTCGGGATGGGGGTGGTTCCCGTGCCCCCTGGCCAGGGAGACCCTGCCGCCTACACCGCCTGGGCGGAGCGGGCCCGGGAGGTCCTGGCCGAATGGGACGGGCTGTACATCCACCTCAAGGGGCCGGATGAACCCGGGCACGACGGGGACTGGGAGGCAAAGCGGGCGGTGATCGAGCGGATCGATGCCCATTTCTTCGGTCCCCTGCAGCCTGTGCTCGACGGGGCGGTGGTGGCGGTCACCGCGGATCACGCTACCCCGTGCTCGGTCCGCGCGCACACGGACGACCCCGTGCCACTTCTGGTGGCCGGGCCGGGAATCCCCCCGGATGGTGCAGGGCCCTTCGGAGAGCGTAGCGCGGGGCGTGGAGCCCTCGGCCGGCTCCGGGGGGTGGACGTCCTCCCGCTCCTCGTGCGCCTGAGCCGGGGGGAATTCCCGCGATCCGCATGA
- a CDS encoding HAD-IIA family hydrolase has protein sequence MTASARWLQGVRGVVLDLDGVVYRGKTPLPGAVAFLEHLRRTGLPFVFATNNAARTPEQYAERLVRMGIHVAPDQVVTSAQVAAEYLQARVQPGTSVYAIGGEGLRKALLEAGMVLSEDPDGVAFVVVGLDVEFTYAKLRDACRAIRRGAGFVATNRDPVLPVGEDLWPGAGSLVAAIEVAAGKAPVVLGKPERPLLEAALRRLGVPAAEALMIGDQLGTDIAGGARMGMRTVLVLSGVSREAEEGGVRPDLVVQDLEDLLSRWRREGGE, from the coding sequence ATGACGGCGTCCGCCCGCTGGCTGCAGGGCGTCCGCGGGGTGGTGCTGGACCTGGACGGCGTGGTGTACCGGGGCAAGACGCCGCTGCCCGGGGCCGTGGCATTCCTGGAGCACCTGCGGCGCACCGGTCTCCCCTTCGTCTTCGCCACCAACAACGCCGCCCGGACCCCGGAGCAGTACGCGGAGCGGCTGGTCCGCATGGGGATTCATGTGGCTCCGGACCAGGTGGTGACCTCGGCCCAGGTGGCCGCGGAGTACCTGCAGGCCCGGGTCCAGCCGGGCACCTCGGTGTACGCCATCGGCGGGGAAGGGCTGCGGAAGGCGCTCCTGGAAGCGGGGATGGTGCTCTCGGAGGACCCGGACGGGGTGGCGTTCGTGGTGGTGGGGCTCGACGTGGAGTTCACCTATGCGAAGCTGCGGGATGCCTGCCGGGCCATCCGGCGAGGGGCGGGGTTCGTGGCCACCAACCGCGACCCCGTGCTGCCCGTGGGGGAGGATCTGTGGCCCGGCGCGGGTTCGCTCGTGGCCGCCATCGAGGTGGCCGCGGGGAAGGCGCCCGTGGTGCTGGGCAAACCCGAGCGTCCCCTCCTGGAGGCGGCCCTGCGCCGCCTGGGCGTCCCGGCCGCAGAGGCCCTCATGATCGGGGATCAGCTGGGAACGGACATCGCGGGAGGGGCTCGTATGGGCATGCGGACGGTGCTGGTGCTCTCAGGGGTTTCGCGGGAGGCCGAAGAGGGAGGGGTACGGCCGGATCTGGTGGTGCAGGACCTCGAGGACCTCCTGAGCCGGTGGCGACGGGAGGGTGGGGAATAG
- the dapF gene encoding diaminopimelate epimerase: protein MNRFVKAHALGNDYLVVDLTSLSFALTPEAVRRICDRHLGVGSDGILARVSSDRADFGLRIYNPDGSEAEKSGNGLRIFAKYLYEHGFTRSTRFTVETPGGIVTCVLAVVGDRVAEVTVDMGEASFWSPHIPMAGPPREVVDEPVEVEGATVRITALTVGNPHCVVFVEDLTGVDFPRLGPALERHPAFPQRTNVQFAQVLDQERVRVRIWERGAGETLASGSSACAVAAACVRRGFTRRDVTVEMPGGALRIQVGEGFSLRMTGPAREVYRGEFSPEFVETLS, encoded by the coding sequence ATGAACCGATTCGTGAAGGCGCACGCGCTCGGCAACGACTACCTTGTGGTGGATCTCACCTCGCTCTCGTTCGCCCTCACCCCCGAGGCCGTCCGGCGCATCTGCGACCGGCATCTGGGAGTGGGCTCGGACGGGATTCTGGCGCGCGTGTCCAGCGATCGCGCGGACTTCGGGTTGCGCATCTACAACCCGGACGGCAGCGAGGCGGAGAAAAGCGGGAACGGCCTGCGGATCTTCGCCAAATACCTGTACGAGCACGGGTTCACCCGGAGCACCCGCTTCACCGTGGAGACACCCGGGGGGATCGTGACGTGCGTGCTTGCGGTGGTGGGGGACCGGGTGGCGGAGGTCACGGTCGACATGGGAGAGGCCAGCTTCTGGAGCCCACACATCCCTATGGCGGGCCCTCCCCGGGAGGTGGTGGACGAGCCTGTGGAGGTGGAGGGCGCGACGGTCCGGATCACCGCCCTGACGGTAGGGAACCCACACTGCGTGGTGTTCGTGGAGGATCTCACGGGGGTGGACTTCCCCCGACTGGGTCCGGCGCTCGAGCGGCATCCCGCGTTTCCCCAGCGCACGAACGTGCAGTTCGCTCAGGTGTTGGACCAAGAGAGGGTGCGCGTCCGCATTTGGGAACGGGGGGCGGGGGAGACCCTGGCCTCCGGTTCCAGTGCGTGCGCGGTGGCCGCGGCCTGCGTGCGCCGTGGGTTCACGCGGCGGGATGTGACCGTGGAGATGCCGGGAGGTGCGCTGCGAATCCAGGTGGGCGAAGGATTCTCCCTGCGGATGACGGGCCCCGCCCGGGAGGTCTACCGGGGCGAGTTCTCTCCGGAGTTCGTGGAGACGTTGTCATGA
- a CDS encoding D-alanine--D-alanine ligase, whose amino-acid sequence MERIRLGILYGGRSGEHEVSCISARNVIRAADPERFSVVEIFIDRDGTWFVQGQPAALRLDRPGRAVFLVSGGEVVCDVLFPVLHGPAGEDGTVQGLFELLNVPYVGADVLGSAVGMDKGVQKALLRASGLPVVDFLVFPASRWRRDPEGVRRETAERIGYPCFVKPTRLGSSVGVHRVEAEGGLAEAVEDALQYGLAAIVERAVPYPLEVEVSVLGNDDPIASLPGEVRPTHAFYTYEAKYLDPHGAELVIPASLPGELSERVRSLALDAYRALQLCGMARVDFLVTREGTVYVSEVNTIPGFTSISMYPKLWEASGIPYRDLISRLVDLALERWRQKSALRIRYPSGEALARRGGMG is encoded by the coding sequence ATGGAGCGGATCCGGCTCGGAATCCTCTACGGGGGACGGAGTGGGGAGCACGAGGTCTCCTGCATCTCCGCCCGCAACGTGATCCGGGCCGCGGATCCTGAACGGTTCTCCGTGGTGGAGATCTTCATTGACCGGGACGGCACCTGGTTCGTACAGGGCCAGCCCGCGGCCCTGCGGCTGGACCGACCGGGGCGGGCGGTCTTCCTGGTGTCGGGGGGAGAGGTGGTCTGCGACGTCCTATTCCCGGTGCTGCACGGCCCCGCGGGGGAGGATGGCACGGTTCAGGGCCTATTTGAGCTTCTGAACGTCCCGTACGTGGGGGCGGACGTGCTGGGGTCTGCGGTGGGCATGGACAAGGGGGTGCAGAAAGCTCTGCTGCGGGCAAGCGGGCTGCCCGTGGTGGACTTCCTCGTGTTTCCCGCGAGCCGCTGGCGGAGGGATCCGGAGGGCGTGCGGCGCGAGACCGCGGAGCGGATCGGCTACCCCTGCTTTGTGAAGCCCACCCGGCTGGGTTCCTCCGTAGGCGTCCACCGGGTGGAGGCGGAGGGAGGGCTCGCGGAAGCGGTGGAGGATGCCCTGCAGTACGGCCTTGCGGCCATCGTGGAGCGGGCGGTTCCGTATCCCCTGGAGGTGGAGGTCAGCGTGCTCGGGAACGACGATCCCATCGCCTCCCTTCCGGGGGAGGTCCGGCCCACCCACGCCTTTTACACGTATGAAGCGAAGTACCTGGATCCGCACGGCGCGGAGCTGGTGATCCCCGCCTCCCTTCCCGGGGAGCTCTCGGAACGGGTGCGGTCCCTGGCCCTGGATGCCTACCGGGCTCTCCAGCTGTGCGGCATGGCCCGGGTGGATTTCCTGGTGACCCGGGAGGGCACCGTGTACGTAAGCGAGGTGAACACCATTCCCGGGTTCACCTCCATCAGCATGTATCCGAAGCTGTGGGAGGCCTCCGGGATCCCTTACCGGGATCTGATCTCCCGGCTGGTGGACCTGGCCCTGGAGCGGTGGCGACAGAAAAGCGCCCTGCGGATCCGCTACCCCAGCGGGGAAGCCCTCGCCCGGCGGGGAGGGATGGGATGA
- a CDS encoding citrate synthase (forms citrate from oxaloacetate and acetyl-CoA; functions in TCA cycle, glyoxylate cycle and respiration) yields the protein MTEIPYSPGLEGVIATVTRVSYLDTDHERILVRGYDLIELARHRPYVDVAYLLFHGELPTSEQASAFERSLCEAAEVPEEAYRMLALLPRTTSVMDALRTGISFLAGYEDPAVLDDPSPEANRAKGLRLLAKAPTLAANAHRILHGQEPMRPDREAGFAGGFLKMILGDCPDPTALRVFDAVLTCYIEHEMPNSTFAARVIASTLSDLYGAVTGAAASLKGSLHGGANEAAMRMLLEILEQGGAARAEAYIMEKLKQGARIMGFGHRVYMRRHDPRAVLLQEYLPQLADRRPEGRELLATYRTVEEVMAREKGIYPNVDYPIGLLLYLLGVPMPLYTPIFLCARIAGLVAHVTEQHEDNRLFRPRVRYEGPPYRPVPVPSGI from the coding sequence ATGACGGAGATTCCCTACAGCCCCGGATTGGAGGGCGTGATCGCCACCGTCACCCGCGTCAGCTACCTCGACACGGACCACGAGAGGATCCTGGTGCGCGGATACGACCTCATCGAGCTCGCGCGGCACCGCCCGTACGTGGACGTCGCCTACCTCCTGTTCCACGGGGAACTCCCTACGTCCGAGCAGGCCTCTGCATTCGAGCGGAGCCTCTGCGAGGCCGCGGAGGTTCCGGAGGAAGCATACCGGATGCTGGCCCTTCTCCCCCGCACCACCTCTGTCATGGACGCCCTGCGCACCGGAATCTCCTTCCTCGCAGGGTACGAGGACCCCGCGGTCCTGGACGATCCCAGCCCGGAGGCGAACCGGGCGAAAGGACTGCGTCTGCTGGCGAAGGCCCCCACCCTCGCGGCCAATGCCCATCGGATCCTGCACGGACAGGAGCCCATGCGGCCGGACCGGGAGGCGGGGTTTGCGGGTGGGTTCCTGAAGATGATCCTGGGAGACTGCCCGGATCCCACCGCCCTCCGAGTCTTCGACGCCGTCCTCACCTGTTACATCGAGCACGAGATGCCGAACTCCACCTTTGCGGCCCGGGTGATCGCCAGCACCCTCTCGGACCTGTACGGAGCCGTGACCGGAGCTGCGGCTTCCCTCAAGGGATCCCTTCACGGCGGGGCCAACGAGGCCGCCATGCGCATGCTCCTGGAGATCCTGGAGCAGGGCGGAGCAGCCCGAGCGGAGGCGTACATCATGGAGAAGCTCAAGCAGGGGGCGCGCATCATGGGGTTCGGGCACCGGGTGTACATGCGGCGCCACGACCCCCGGGCCGTGCTGCTCCAGGAGTACCTTCCGCAGCTGGCGGACCGCCGGCCCGAGGGCCGGGAGCTGCTTGCCACCTACCGTACCGTGGAGGAGGTCATGGCCCGGGAGAAGGGCATCTACCCCAACGTGGACTATCCCATCGGGCTGTTGCTGTACCTGCTGGGCGTGCCGATGCCCCTCTACACGCCCATCTTTCTCTGCGCCCGGATCGCGGGGCTGGTGGCACACGTCACCGAGCAGCACGAGGACAACCGCCTGTTCCGCCCCCGGGTGCGATACGAGGGACCTCCCTACCGCCCGGTGCCGGTGCCGTCGGGCATCTAG
- the prpB gene encoding methylisocitrate lyase: MTWLVQPPPEEHPALRLRTLLETREVLVAPGVFNALVARLAQEAGFEVLYFSGAAYSASLALPDLGLVTLPEVTEAVRWVVRATRLPVIVDADVGFGEALNVVRTVRELEAAGAAAVQIEDQVMPKRCGHLGGKEVTSAEAMAEKIAAAAQARRHLLVVARTDARATHGLAEVIRRGQLYAEAGADVFFPEALESPEEFRAVAEAVRVPLLANVTEFGRTPLLSVEAFHRLGYRIVIFPVTALRVAMRAVEELFRDLREKGSQADWIPRIQTRRDLYDLLRYDDYEALDRKLARR; this comes from the coding sequence ATGACGTGGCTGGTGCAACCACCGCCGGAGGAGCACCCTGCCCTGCGACTGCGGACGCTTCTGGAGACCCGGGAGGTCCTCGTCGCCCCCGGCGTGTTCAACGCCCTGGTGGCACGCCTCGCCCAGGAAGCAGGGTTTGAGGTCCTGTACTTCTCCGGTGCCGCCTACAGTGCGAGCCTTGCCCTCCCGGACCTGGGCCTGGTAACCCTCCCGGAGGTGACGGAGGCGGTGCGGTGGGTGGTGCGGGCCACACGGCTTCCTGTGATCGTGGACGCGGATGTGGGCTTCGGAGAGGCCCTCAACGTGGTGCGCACGGTCCGCGAGCTGGAAGCCGCGGGAGCCGCTGCGGTGCAGATCGAGGATCAGGTGATGCCAAAGCGATGCGGCCACCTGGGCGGAAAGGAGGTCACTTCCGCGGAGGCCATGGCGGAGAAGATCGCGGCCGCGGCTCAGGCGCGCCGGCACCTCCTGGTGGTAGCCCGCACAGACGCCCGAGCCACCCACGGCCTCGCGGAGGTGATCCGCCGGGGTCAGCTGTACGCGGAGGCGGGAGCGGACGTCTTCTTCCCCGAGGCCCTGGAAAGCCCGGAGGAGTTCCGGGCGGTGGCGGAGGCGGTACGGGTGCCGTTGCTGGCCAACGTGACGGAGTTCGGCCGCACGCCGCTCCTTTCGGTGGAGGCGTTCCACCGTCTCGGCTACCGCATCGTGATCTTCCCCGTGACGGCCCTGCGGGTGGCCATGCGGGCCGTAGAGGAGCTCTTCCGGGATCTCCGGGAGAAGGGCAGCCAGGCGGACTGGATCCCCCGCATACAGACCCGGCGGGATCTGTACGACCTCCTGCGGTACGACGACTACGAGGCTCTGGACCGCAAGCTGGCCAGGAGGTGA
- a CDS encoding MmgE/PrpD family protein has protein sequence MSDRYSRLLAEYTASVRWERLSPEVVHEVKRRVLDSLGVAMAAFVEDAPKAARAYAYTLSSARGATLWGTPVQAPPGAAAFANAVMVRYLDFNDTYLSREPLHPSDMIPALVALAEWRRCSPRELITAIALAYEVGVCLCDAASLRAHGWDHVNYTALGTACGAAYLLKLTPPQTEHALAITAVAHAAMRQTRAGELAMWKGAAAAEATRNALEAALLAASGMTGPHQPFEGQMGFFAQLLRGERFDDGVLRALTDQRPPSRILGTYLKFWPVEYHAQSAVDAALRLRQQIRDPARIASVHIETFRAAYEIIAKDPEKWEPKTRETADHSLPYIVAVALLDGEVHRASFAPARFQDPAVRAFLKDRITLREDPELTRGYPEGIPNRIAVRTQDGATYVEEVRFPRGHARNPMTDEEVMEKFRRNVAEVWTPDQAERVAEWVWRLEAQEDLGELVRLLYV, from the coding sequence GTGTCGGACCGCTACAGCCGCCTCCTCGCGGAGTACACGGCCTCCGTTCGCTGGGAACGGCTAAGCCCGGAGGTGGTGCATGAGGTCAAGCGCCGGGTGCTCGACAGCCTCGGCGTGGCCATGGCGGCCTTTGTGGAGGATGCCCCGAAGGCCGCCCGGGCATATGCCTACACCCTATCGAGCGCACGGGGTGCCACCCTGTGGGGAACACCCGTGCAGGCCCCACCGGGGGCCGCGGCCTTCGCCAACGCGGTGATGGTGCGCTACCTGGACTTCAACGACACCTATCTCTCCCGGGAGCCGCTCCATCCCAGCGACATGATCCCCGCGCTCGTTGCCCTCGCGGAGTGGCGGAGGTGTAGCCCCCGCGAGCTCATCACGGCCATCGCCCTGGCTTATGAGGTCGGCGTGTGCCTGTGCGACGCGGCAAGCCTGCGGGCGCACGGGTGGGACCACGTGAACTACACGGCCTTGGGCACCGCGTGCGGGGCCGCCTACCTCCTGAAGTTGACCCCACCGCAGACCGAACACGCCCTGGCCATCACCGCGGTGGCACACGCGGCCATGCGCCAGACCCGAGCCGGAGAGCTCGCCATGTGGAAGGGTGCGGCGGCCGCGGAGGCCACGCGGAACGCCCTGGAGGCGGCGCTGCTCGCCGCAAGCGGCATGACGGGGCCGCATCAGCCGTTTGAGGGCCAGATGGGATTTTTCGCGCAGCTGCTGCGGGGCGAACGGTTCGACGACGGCGTTCTGCGGGCGCTGACGGACCAGAGGCCTCCCTCCCGGATCCTGGGCACCTACCTCAAGTTCTGGCCCGTGGAGTACCATGCGCAGAGCGCGGTGGATGCAGCCCTGCGGCTGCGACAGCAGATCCGGGACCCAGCGCGAATCGCCTCCGTGCACATCGAGACCTTTCGGGCCGCTTACGAGATCATCGCCAAGGACCCGGAGAAGTGGGAGCCGAAGACCCGGGAGACCGCGGACCACTCCCTCCCCTACATCGTGGCGGTGGCTTTGCTGGACGGCGAAGTCCACCGCGCCTCCTTCGCGCCCGCCCGGTTTCAGGACCCCGCCGTCCGGGCGTTCCTGAAGGACCGGATCACCCTCCGGGAGGATCCTGAACTTACCCGCGGCTATCCGGAGGGGATCCCCAACCGCATCGCGGTGCGTACCCAGGACGGGGCCACGTACGTGGAGGAGGTGCGGTTCCCCCGGGGACATGCCCGCAACCCCATGACGGACGAGGAGGTGATGGAGAAGTTCCGACGCAACGTAGCGGAGGTCTGGACTCCGGACCAGGCCGAGCGGGTGGCGGAGTGGGTGTGGCGCCTGGAGGCCCAGGAGGATCTCGGAGAGCTCGTGCGGCTCCTCTACGTGTGA
- a CDS encoding EVE domain-containing protein: MAYWLLKSEPETWSWEDQLRAGVEVWDGVRNPQAQRHLRSMRRGDLAFFYHTGTERRVVGIVEVVREAYPDPSDPGRVVVEVRAVRPLARPVTLAQIRADPQLQHLLLLRQPRLSVIPVDPVSWSRICAMGGLPPEAPEAYHSRGRTRAS, from the coding sequence ATGGCGTACTGGCTGCTGAAGAGCGAACCCGAGACATGGTCCTGGGAAGACCAGCTGCGGGCCGGGGTGGAGGTTTGGGACGGGGTGCGGAACCCGCAGGCCCAGCGCCACCTGCGGAGCATGCGGCGGGGGGATCTCGCCTTCTTCTACCACACGGGCACGGAGCGGCGGGTTGTGGGGATCGTGGAGGTGGTGCGCGAGGCCTATCCGGATCCCTCGGATCCCGGGCGGGTCGTGGTGGAGGTACGGGCCGTGCGGCCGCTTGCGCGTCCGGTGACGCTGGCGCAGATCCGGGCCGATCCCCAGCTCCAGCACCTGCTCCTCCTGCGCCAGCCCCGGCTCTCCGTGATCCCCGTGGACCCCGTGTCCTGGAGCCGGATCTGCGCCATGGGCGGACTTCCCCCGGAAGCCCCCGAAGCGTACCATAGTCGTGGCCGCACCCGCGCATCCTAG
- the rtcA gene encoding RNA 3'-terminal phosphate cyclase, which produces MVELDGAQHSGSGTIVRTAAALAALLGQDLHITNVRARREEPGLRPQHLRALEAVATLCGGALDGARVGSREFTLRPLRPPEGGRYTWDIGSAGSTTLLAMTVLPVAAFAPRPSVFRIEGGLFQDFAPSAFHLQHVVLPLLRRMGLRAEVEILRPGYVPKGGGILEVRVEPVEGALRALQMVEQGHVTRVWGIALSSHLQQRRVSERMAERCTAKLAQGGLEAHIEVLYDRTALQPGAALAVFAETSTGCRLGADRAGAPGRPSEALADEVARMLLVDLRSGATVDRHLADQLVVYAALAEGTTEFVVPEVTDHVATNLWLVQEITHAEFFLDHRRVRIRGIGYRR; this is translated from the coding sequence ATGGTGGAGCTGGACGGCGCCCAGCACAGTGGGAGCGGGACCATCGTGCGCACCGCCGCCGCACTCGCGGCCCTGCTGGGGCAGGACCTGCATATCACCAACGTGCGGGCGCGACGGGAGGAGCCGGGCCTGCGACCCCAGCACCTGAGGGCCCTGGAGGCCGTGGCGACCCTGTGCGGAGGGGCGTTGGACGGGGCCCGGGTGGGTTCCCGGGAGTTCACCCTCCGCCCCCTGCGGCCTCCGGAGGGCGGCCGCTACACGTGGGACATCGGAAGTGCGGGCTCCACCACCCTCCTGGCCATGACGGTACTCCCCGTGGCCGCGTTCGCCCCTAGGCCGAGCGTGTTCCGCATCGAGGGAGGATTGTTTCAGGACTTCGCACCCTCCGCTTTCCACCTGCAGCACGTGGTGCTTCCCCTCCTCCGACGCATGGGGCTCCGGGCGGAGGTGGAGATCCTCCGACCCGGGTACGTGCCGAAAGGAGGAGGGATCCTGGAGGTGCGGGTGGAGCCCGTGGAGGGTGCCCTGCGAGCCCTGCAGATGGTGGAGCAGGGCCACGTCACGCGGGTCTGGGGAATTGCCCTCTCCTCCCACCTCCAACAGCGGAGGGTGAGCGAGCGGATGGCGGAACGATGTACGGCGAAGCTTGCACAGGGGGGGCTGGAGGCACACATCGAGGTGCTCTACGATCGCACGGCCCTGCAGCCAGGAGCGGCCCTCGCGGTCTTCGCGGAGACCAGCACGGGCTGTCGCCTGGGCGCGGATCGCGCGGGGGCGCCCGGACGCCCCTCGGAGGCCCTCGCGGACGAGGTGGCCCGGATGCTGCTCGTGGACCTCCGCAGCGGCGCCACCGTGGACCGCCATCTTGCGGACCAGCTGGTGGTGTACGCGGCCCTGGCGGAAGGGACCACGGAGTTCGTGGTGCCGGAGGTCACGGACCACGTGGCCACCAACCTGTGGCTGGTGCAGGAGATCACGCACGCGGAGTTCTTCCTCGACCACCGGCGGGTGCGCATCCGTGGGATCGGGTATCGGCGTTAG
- a CDS encoding DUF402 domain-containing protein, producing the protein MHIRDQADHQGILITGSAEATQAVARALRRHLPLAVVQVHARDGRWICTMDFPAPVKAFLDCVRARHVPTLSGHHRLRACDDGRLREAEARGAQVDDAQALERALVWDRIVPGSPYQIHYRKPGARTLVLRGTVEHVEAHTVVVRRTFRPGGRYDSLGAEKCTGDWGLVELMQGAWWVRRRYFRESGEEIGEIYNVNTPVEIYPEFAASVDLEVDVVRFPSGRVEIVDTEELLARVRQGVLPRALAHLALHEAQGIARELRGSGGVVYWGARPC; encoded by the coding sequence GTGCACATCAGGGATCAGGCGGATCACCAGGGGATTCTCATCACGGGTTCCGCGGAGGCGACACAGGCCGTGGCGCGGGCCCTGCGTCGTCATCTGCCGCTCGCGGTGGTGCAGGTGCACGCCCGGGACGGACGGTGGATCTGCACCATGGATTTCCCCGCTCCCGTGAAGGCGTTTCTGGACTGCGTACGGGCCCGCCACGTGCCCACCCTCTCCGGACACCACCGGCTGCGGGCCTGCGACGACGGCCGGCTCCGGGAGGCGGAGGCCCGAGGAGCCCAGGTGGACGACGCCCAGGCCCTGGAGCGTGCGCTGGTCTGGGACCGCATCGTCCCCGGATCCCCGTACCAGATCCACTACCGGAAGCCCGGAGCCCGGACCCTGGTGCTGCGGGGGACGGTGGAGCATGTGGAGGCACACACCGTGGTGGTGCGCCGCACCTTCCGCCCCGGAGGAAGGTACGACAGCCTCGGTGCCGAGAAATGCACGGGGGATTGGGGACTCGTGGAGCTCATGCAGGGAGCGTGGTGGGTGCGGCGCCGGTACTTCCGGGAGAGCGGAGAGGAGATCGGGGAGATCTACAATGTGAACACGCCCGTGGAGATCTACCCGGAATTCGCCGCCTCTGTGGACCTGGAGGTGGACGTGGTTCGGTTCCCCTCTGGAAGGGTGGAGATCGTGGACACGGAGGAGCTACTGGCCCGAGTGCGGCAGGGAGTCCTTCCCCGGGCCCTCGCCCATCTCGCCCTCCACGAGGCCCAGGGGATCGCACGGGAGCTCCGGGGGAGCGGCGGAGTGGTATACTGGGGTGCGCGGCCGTGCTAG